One Candidatus Hydrogenedentota bacterium DNA segment encodes these proteins:
- a CDS encoding protein-glutamate O-methyltransferase CheR, protein MRDKVLRDLEVELLLEGIQRRYGHDFRHYARASLNRRVGNLVLKMGLKHVSELIPLVLRDERVFNDFLREMSVTVTEMFRDPQFYRVLKDEVLPYLATYPLIRIWHAGCATGEEVYSVAIVLKQAGLYNRAQIYATDFNNESLDHAKAGVYELDRLAKFSANYEGTLPVESLSEYYVTNDTSVKMLDSLKQHITFANHNLVTDGVFGEMNLIICRNVLIYFDRELQDRVLRLFLDSLGYRGFLCLGSKESLGFSGVGEYFEPVSRSERVFRRLRHESQFALAGGARHD, encoded by the coding sequence ATGAGAGACAAAGTACTCCGAGATTTGGAAGTCGAATTGCTGCTGGAGGGGATTCAGCGCCGCTACGGCCATGACTTCCGGCACTACGCGCGGGCCTCCCTGAACCGCCGCGTTGGTAATCTTGTCCTGAAGATGGGGCTGAAGCATGTGTCGGAGCTCATTCCGCTGGTGCTGCGCGACGAAAGGGTCTTCAACGACTTTCTTCGGGAAATGTCCGTCACCGTGACCGAGATGTTCCGGGATCCACAGTTCTATCGGGTGCTGAAGGACGAAGTGCTGCCCTATCTCGCGACCTACCCGCTCATTCGGATCTGGCACGCGGGCTGCGCCACGGGCGAAGAGGTCTATTCCGTCGCAATCGTGCTGAAGCAGGCGGGCCTGTACAATCGCGCGCAGATCTATGCGACGGACTTTAACAATGAGTCCCTCGACCATGCAAAGGCCGGCGTGTACGAACTGGATCGGCTGGCGAAATTCTCGGCCAACTATGAAGGTACCCTTCCGGTCGAGTCTCTGTCGGAATACTATGTCACCAACGATACCTCCGTGAAGATGCTGGACTCCCTGAAGCAACACATCACGTTCGCCAATCACAATCTGGTGACCGATGGCGTGTTTGGCGAAATGAATCTCATCATCTGCCGGAACGTCCTGATCTACTTTGATCGCGAGCTGCAGGACCGTGTCCTGCGCCTTTTCCTCGACAGCCTCGGGTATCGCGGGTTTCTATGCCTCGGTTCAAAGGAGTCGCTGGGGTTTTCGGGGGTTGGGGAGTATTTTGAACCGGTATCCAGGAGCGAGCGGGTCTTTCGACGTCTACGCCATGAGAGTCAGTTCGCGCTCGCGGGAGGCGCCCGCCATGATTGA
- a CDS encoding chemotaxis protein CheB, protein MIDAIAIGVSAGGVNALTNLLPGLPADFRCAVMIVQHLPEDSMGALVSILHQTCRMPLKEAEVGERIRGGSVYLAPPGYHLLVENNRTFSLSNDGPVNHARPSIDVLFESAADAYEERIAGVILTGANSDGAAGLAAIKRAGGVTIVQNPETAESPAMPRAALRATQVDFQLNLVDIAPLLCTLSRTRMGDVPAQGTSHAAQSRCPG, encoded by the coding sequence ATGATTGACGCCATAGCCATTGGCGTTTCCGCCGGGGGCGTGAATGCGCTCACCAATCTGCTGCCCGGCCTGCCCGCGGACTTTCGCTGTGCGGTGATGATCGTGCAACACCTCCCCGAGGACTCCATGGGAGCCCTCGTATCCATTCTCCACCAGACCTGCCGGATGCCACTGAAGGAGGCCGAGGTGGGCGAGCGGATACGGGGCGGCAGTGTTTACCTTGCCCCGCCCGGTTACCATCTCCTGGTCGAGAACAATCGCACCTTCAGCCTCTCCAATGACGGGCCGGTTAACCACGCCCGCCCGTCCATCGATGTATTGTTCGAAAGCGCGGCGGACGCCTATGAGGAACGGATCGCGGGAGTTATTCTAACCGGGGCAAACTCCGATGGCGCGGCCGGACTCGCCGCGATCAAGCGGGCGGGGGGCGTTACCATTGTACAGAACCCCGAAACGGCGGAGTCTCCGGCCATGCCCCGCGCGGCCCTGAGAGCAACGCAAGTGGACTTTCAGTTGAATCTTGTCGATATCGCACCCCTCCTCTGCACCCTGAGCCGCACCCGAATGGGTGACGTACCCGCCCAAGGAACCAGCCATGCCGCCCAATCCCGCTGCCCCGGTTGA